The proteins below are encoded in one region of Thermoleophilia bacterium:
- a CDS encoding extracellular solute-binding protein yields the protein MTTNGNNDGMSRRRFMQVNTAAGLTLVLSGSLGTVLQACGGSSDSSQTTSLTAKEISNASGTITVLTFSFYEAPAFNSGPVTAKYAEISSGDEVIAKVRNSMGIDVTATGTNVVGQLLDIDALDPIDTGLIENYTEIDKDVREQPIFTRNGDVYAVPMTITPGFTAWNSDEVDEPKTADGLLDSQYRDRVGLYDDSGTVIQFAQMLGFDIYNFTLEDLDSVKEYMDQLKPNVKTIFVFGDEVQLFARDDISVAFQTFGSLLTSIQENNPAVSSNYLGSLSFVDAWSIPTGATTAAGMNWINNTLTVRSQKSLVKTAGTLPTVPGAIKPEEYPAGLSEPSLSALLKVAPPIPSAPVEGADEGLVTLDVLQKTWSDYKASF from the coding sequence ATGACTACCAATGGAAATAATGACGGGATGTCACGTCGGAGATTCATGCAGGTCAATACGGCCGCAGGACTCACTCTTGTGCTTAGCGGAAGTTTGGGCACAGTGCTCCAAGCATGCGGCGGTTCCAGTGACAGCTCCCAAACGACTTCTCTGACTGCAAAGGAGATTTCCAACGCTTCAGGGACTATTACGGTCTTGACCTTCTCCTTCTACGAGGCTCCAGCTTTCAATTCTGGACCCGTGACCGCAAAATATGCGGAAATTTCCAGCGGCGATGAGGTCATCGCTAAGGTTCGAAATTCAATGGGTATTGATGTAACGGCGACTGGTACAAACGTCGTAGGCCAGCTCCTCGACATTGACGCATTGGATCCGATTGATACTGGCCTTATTGAGAACTACACTGAAATCGACAAAGATGTCCGGGAGCAGCCCATCTTCACTCGAAATGGTGACGTCTACGCAGTTCCCATGACCATCACCCCGGGATTCACTGCTTGGAACTCAGATGAAGTGGATGAACCCAAAACTGCGGATGGCCTTCTAGATTCCCAGTATCGCGACCGAGTTGGACTGTACGACGATTCCGGAACCGTCATTCAATTCGCTCAGATGCTGGGTTTCGATATCTATAACTTTACTCTGGAGGACCTGGACTCCGTGAAGGAGTACATGGATCAACTCAAGCCGAACGTAAAGACCATATTTGTATTCGGCGATGAAGTTCAGCTATTCGCACGGGACGACATTTCGGTGGCATTTCAGACTTTCGGGTCCCTTCTGACATCGATTCAAGAGAATAACCCGGCCGTCTCAAGCAACTATTTGGGGTCACTGTCGTTCGTAGACGCTTGGAGCATACCCACAGGCGCAACCACTGCCGCGGGCATGAACTGGATCAATAATACGTTGACGGTTCGCTCGCAGAAGTCTCTGGTCAAGACCGCCGGTACGTTGCCTACGGTTCCGGGTGCGATCAAACCCGAAGAATATCCGGCTGGTCTTTCTGAACCCTCGCTTTCGGCACTTCTTAAGGTCGCACCTCCGATACCAAGCGCGCCAGTTGAAGGGGCGGACGAAGGGCTTGTCACCCTTGATGTTCTGCAGAAGACCTGGAGTGACTACAAGGCATCTTTCTAA
- a CDS encoding ABC transporter permease subunit yields the protein MSAGLLRNPIHRTRGLVPALPLVALVTLLVAIPVVLLVTYAFRESSFAGVGAGPTLEQFKEVFESKAAVRLIVRTVGMSVLVSTIACALAFVFSYGVTFRLKPRAAMILLAVVLSAGIASFLARIFAWGTILGTNGLINSALIYLNVIEKPLGFLFFGYFATTVTMVYLYLPVALLIVYGAMRNIDPRSIQASNDLGAGRWRTAFRVVAPQTRTGLVAAFVLLLLMTSADYITPRLVGGTSGQMIGVLVRDLALSSGNTPAAAALAISYLALLAVAVCCGFFLLKLVAKLAHGRTRIVDQLSAWFVLHGPSTFTSRSFSRPASFVVAIFLIVPTLCVVLFSLNDSNTLGLPIQGFTLEWYPDIVNKPGFTDALTNSVTIVLAAALLAPLIAIPYALVLQRAKGVGRYVLWSVAILPWLVPGVLLGLGLLIAASANNVQLGVNVTMFVHVLIVAPIMVMVVYVQLVSLDPRLSEAARDLGSSAFRAFRTVILPLIVPSILGAMLIGAAYSLDEILVTSFTIGNESTLPVWLLGQSRRGFNPGIDALAVMLTCGTISLFVAALLVQRTLSTRTMGGEVR from the coding sequence ATGAGCGCTGGGCTCCTTCGTAATCCGATTCATCGCACGAGGGGACTCGTTCCGGCGCTGCCCCTGGTCGCCCTCGTTACCTTGCTCGTAGCCATTCCGGTTGTGCTCCTGGTGACGTACGCGTTTCGCGAATCGAGTTTCGCCGGCGTGGGTGCTGGGCCTACGCTCGAACAGTTCAAGGAGGTATTCGAATCCAAAGCAGCGGTTAGGCTCATCGTGCGAACCGTGGGGATGTCAGTCTTGGTCTCCACAATCGCGTGCGCACTGGCGTTTGTCTTCTCCTACGGCGTCACATTCCGGTTGAAACCTCGTGCAGCAATGATTCTCCTCGCGGTAGTGCTCAGCGCCGGCATAGCTTCGTTTCTCGCACGCATTTTTGCCTGGGGCACGATACTTGGGACGAACGGACTCATAAATTCGGCGCTGATTTACCTAAATGTGATTGAAAAGCCACTTGGCTTCCTGTTCTTTGGGTATTTCGCAACCACAGTCACGATGGTCTATCTGTATTTGCCCGTTGCGTTACTGATCGTGTATGGGGCGATGAGAAATATCGACCCGAGGTCCATTCAGGCTTCCAATGATCTGGGTGCCGGGAGGTGGCGAACGGCGTTTCGTGTCGTAGCACCGCAAACGAGAACCGGATTGGTAGCCGCATTCGTTCTGCTTTTGCTAATGACTTCGGCTGATTACATCACGCCTCGATTGGTTGGTGGCACTAGCGGCCAGATGATCGGAGTGTTGGTCCGGGATCTTGCATTATCGAGTGGAAACACGCCTGCCGCCGCAGCACTCGCAATATCGTATTTAGCGTTGCTTGCAGTTGCCGTGTGTTGCGGGTTCTTTCTTCTGAAGTTGGTTGCCAAGCTAGCGCACGGAAGAACGCGAATTGTTGATCAATTGTCAGCGTGGTTCGTACTACACGGACCGAGCACGTTTACCAGTCGCTCATTCTCTCGCCCGGCCAGTTTCGTTGTGGCCATTTTCCTCATCGTGCCGACGCTGTGCGTTGTTCTCTTCTCGCTCAACGATTCGAATACTCTCGGTCTGCCGATTCAAGGCTTCACTCTTGAGTGGTACCCGGACATTGTCAACAAGCCCGGCTTCACAGATGCCCTTACGAATAGCGTCACGATCGTTCTAGCGGCAGCGCTTCTGGCTCCACTCATCGCGATCCCTTATGCCTTGGTGCTCCAGCGGGCGAAAGGGGTCGGCCGCTATGTACTTTGGTCAGTGGCCATTCTTCCGTGGCTGGTCCCGGGTGTGCTCCTGGGCCTAGGATTGCTGATCGCTGCATCCGCAAATAATGTCCAACTTGGCGTGAATGTCACGATGTTCGTCCACGTTCTCATTGTGGCTCCTATCATGGTTATGGTCGTCTACGTACAGCTGGTTAGTCTGGATCCGAGACTCAGTGAAGCGGCTCGCGACTTGGGATCGTCAGCGTTCAGGGCTTTTCGAACGGTAATTCTGCCGCTGATTGTGCCCTCAATCTTGGGGGCAATGCTTATAGGAGCGGCGTACTCCTTGGACGAAATCCTCGTGACGAGCTTCACGATCGGAAACGAAAGTACGCTCCCCGTGTGGCTGCTTGGCCAAAGCCGACGAGGATTCAATCCCGGCATAGATGCATTGGCTGTAATGCTAACTTGCGGCACCATTTCGCTCTTCGTCGCGGCGTTGCTGGTCCAGCGAACACTGTCGACGCGAACGATGGGGGGTGAAGTGCGATGA
- a CDS encoding ABC transporter ATP-binding protein, protein MSDRTSNLSPGLDGEKFLRLTRISKRFDHETVLEGIDLEIEPGEFFTLLGPSGCGKTTLLRIIGGLEKAEEGEVALEGRNLTDTPPERRPFNMVFQSYALFPHMSVGENVGYGLRASGLGQRDISVRVEEMLELVRLGSAVGRSVLELSGGQQQRVALARALINEPKILLLDEPLAALDLQLRKSLQAELRDIQRRTHTAFVYVTHDQEEALFLSDRIALMQAGQIVQVGSPRDLYDLPVNQFAATFIGETNLVECVLVALDHGSAEVQFSGGSKGKLAFSSDKPVPIGSRLLAMLRPEVLEITSPDIAQFKGVIEDSVFLGPYWRHEMRTNHGELLRFTTPSTSTSEIEGIGLRIKEGSGAAMVGGADAD, encoded by the coding sequence ATGAGTGACCGTACGTCCAACCTAAGCCCGGGCCTCGACGGCGAAAAGTTCCTTCGGCTCACACGAATTTCGAAGCGGTTTGACCATGAAACTGTCCTGGAGGGGATTGACCTAGAGATTGAGCCTGGAGAGTTCTTTACGCTCTTGGGCCCTTCAGGCTGCGGCAAGACAACATTGCTGAGGATCATTGGGGGGTTGGAGAAGGCCGAGGAGGGCGAAGTTGCCCTTGAAGGGCGCAACCTGACCGATACTCCCCCTGAACGACGCCCGTTCAACATGGTCTTTCAAAGCTATGCCCTGTTTCCACATATGTCGGTCGGTGAAAATGTCGGATATGGTCTTCGCGCATCAGGTCTGGGCCAGCGTGACATCAGTGTGCGCGTTGAAGAGATGCTTGAGTTGGTACGGCTTGGTAGCGCTGTAGGAAGATCCGTCCTGGAACTTTCGGGAGGGCAACAGCAGAGGGTGGCTCTAGCTCGCGCTTTGATAAACGAACCAAAAATCCTGCTCTTGGATGAACCACTGGCTGCACTTGATCTGCAACTTCGGAAGAGCCTCCAAGCTGAGTTGCGTGATATTCAGCGAAGGACTCACACGGCGTTTGTCTATGTAACGCATGACCAGGAAGAAGCCTTGTTTCTATCCGATCGAATTGCCCTGATGCAGGCTGGGCAGATCGTGCAAGTCGGCTCTCCTCGTGACCTTTACGACCTTCCCGTGAACCAATTTGCTGCCACATTCATTGGCGAGACGAATCTGGTCGAATGCGTGCTGGTCGCGCTCGATCATGGTTCCGCTGAAGTGCAGTTTTCGGGCGGCAGCAAAGGTAAGTTGGCGTTTTCTAGTGATAAGCCAGTTCCTATAGGCAGCCGTCTATTGGCCATGCTCCGCCCGGAAGTCCTTGAGATCACTAGTCCCGACATCGCTCAATTCAAAGGGGTAATCGAAGACAGTGTATTTCTAGGCCCATACTGGCGTCATGAAATGCGAACTAACCATGGCGAGCTGTTGAGATTCACTACGCCTAGCACTTCGACCTCCGAAATCGAAGGAATTGGTCTGCGAATCAAAGAGGGATCAGGGGCCGCAATGGTCGGCGGCGCCGACGCGGACTAA